TCCACAGTGCCGCAACATCCGGCGGCGACAGTGGAGTTCATGAAATTCTCCGTACTGTCCATCATCGGGCACACCCCGCACCCCCTGACCGGTGAACTCCTCTCCCCCGCCGACCGGTTGGCCGAGGTCGTCGAGACAGGGGTCGCGGCCGAGCGGCTCGGCTTCGACGCGTACGCGGTCGGCGAGCGGCACGCGGGTCCTTTCCTGTCGTCGAGTCCGACCGTGGTCCTCGGCGCGCTCGCTTCCCGTACGTCGCGTATCCGGCTTCTCACGGGTGTCACCGTCGTCGCGATCCTCGACCCGGTCCGGGTCGCCGAGGACTACGCGACTCTCGACCAGCTCTCCCGCGGCCGTATCGAACTCGTCGTCGGCAAGGGCGCGGAGGCAGGGCACTTCTCCCTCTTCGGCCTCGACGAGGAGCGCCAATGGGATCTGCAGAAGGAGAAGTACGAGCTGCTGCGGCGGCTCTGGACCGAGGAGGGGGTGGACTGGGAGGGCGAGTTCCGGCCGCCGCTGAAGAACGTGACCACGGTCCCGCGCCCGTACGACGGTCTCCCCCGCATCTGGCACGGCTCGGCCACCAGCCTCAACTCCACCGAGCTGGCGGCCAGGCACGGCGACCCGCTCTTCACCGCCAACGCCATCCAGCCGCGCGAGGCGTACGCAAAGCTGATCGCCCACTACCGCGAGCGCTTCGAGGCGTACGGGCACGATCCCGCCCGCGCCCATGTGGCGGCGGGGTCGGGCGGGCTGCTGATCGCGGACAGCTCGCAGCAGGCGGTGTCGCGGTTCAAGGAGCTGTACGAGGCGAAGGTGGCGCAGACCTTCAAGCCGCACCTGGCGGGGAAGGCGGGGTACAACACCCCGTTCCGTACGATCGAGGACGCCATCGAGAACGGCCCTCAGCTCATCGGCTCCCCGCAGCAGATCATCGACAAGATCCTCGGCTACCACGAGGTCTACCGGCACGATCTGCAGTCCGTCACGGTCGACGGATTCGGCCTGGCGCAGGGCGAACAGCTCGAAACGCTGCAGCGGTTCGCCGAGGAGATCGCCCCGGTGATACGCCGCGAGGCGCCTTCCACGCTCTGGGACTGACCGGCGGCACGACGGACGTCAGGGCGAGATCTCCTCCAGGCGCCGCCCTGCCGTCTCCTCCGCGCCGAGCGCCGCGACGACGGCGCCGGCCAGGGCCACCGCACCGAGCAGCGTGAAGACGGTGGAGATGTGGCCGCCCGCGTAGACCATGCCCACGACGATGGGTCCGAGGATGACGCCGAGGCGGTTCATCGCGCCGCCCACGCTGCTGCCGAGCGCCCGCATACGGGTCGGGAAGAGCTCGGGTGTGTAGAGGTACAGGCAGATGTTGGAGCCGAAGAAGAAGACTGCGGCGAGCGAGGTCCACACCAGGACCTGAAGGGGCGTGCGGGCGCCGACGTACGCGAGGACGAGCAGGCCCGCGGCGGCTCCGGCGAGGCATCCGGTGATGACGCGCCTGCGGCCCGCGCGGTCGACGGTGAGTGCGGCGACCAGGCAGCCGAGGAGTCCGGCGCAGGAGGTGACGGTGGAGTAGAGCAGGGCGTCGGAGAGCGAGAGGCCGTAGCGGTTCTGGTAGATCGTCGGCAGCCAGGAGGAGATGCCGTAGTTGACGAAGTAGCCGGCGAACCAGAGAGCGCCGATGACCAGGGTGCGGCGCCGGTAGCGGCCGGTGAACAGGCCGCGCAGACCGCTGGAGGTCTCGGCTGCGGGCGTGGGGTCGGGCAATGCGTCCGGGACGGGTGGCAGTGGCGCGCCCGTGAGGCGTTCGACCTCGGCCTCGATCCTGGTCATCACCTCGTCGGCCTCCTGGGCGCGGCCGTGCTCGGCGAGCCAGCGCGGTGACTCCGGTACGGAGCGCCGGACGAGGATGCAGAGCAGGCCGGGGACGGCCGCCAGGGCGTACATCCAGCGCCAGCCGAGCAAGGGGACGACCCAGGCGGCGACCAGGGCGCCGACGGTGAGACCGGCGGGGAAGACGAGTTCGTAGAGCAGGACGAAGCGTCCGCGCCGGTGGCTGCGGGTGATCTCGGCGATGAAGGTGGCGGCCACGGGGACCTCGCCGCCGATCGCCAGGCCCTGGATGAAGCGCACCCCCATGAAGAGGCCGGGGGTGGTGGACAGGGCGAGTGCCAGGTTGGCCACGCTGGACAGGGCGATGCAGGCGGCGATGACCTTGACCCGGCCGAAGCGGTCCGCGAGCCGGCCCGACAGCAGGGCGCCGATCAGCATGCCGATCGAGCCCACGGTCAGCAGGAGGGTCGCGGCCGAGGTGGTGAGGTGCCACTCCTTGCGCAGGTCGGGCAGGGCGTAGGCGATGAGGAGTTGGTCGAAGGCTTCGAAGAAGGTGACGGCGCCCACGATGAGCCGGACCGTGACGTGCCATCGGCACAGGGGGAGCCGCTCGAAGCGCGCGGCTATGGCGGCCCGGACCGCGCGGTCCGGGTAAGCGTCGATCGTCATGCAGGGTCCTCCGACTCGGCGGGGAGGGGCGAGGGGAACGCGGCGGACAGAGGGTCTGGGGAAACCCGGGCCAAAGAGCGCATAAGCGCAAAGTTTCTAAGGGCTTAAGTTGTACCGCCCTCCCACCGGAGCGCGTCAAGGGTTCTCCGCTGGGAAATCTCCTTCGATTCGGGCCTTGCGTCGAAGATAGTTAAGCCCTTAGATTTCTAGGGCTTGCTTAACTCCCCAACTCCCCGACTCCGTAAGGAGGCTCTCGTATGCTCGGTCTACCGGCCGACGAGGTGCTCGTCGCGGGTGAGTGGCGCCGCGGCGCCGGCGCCCCGATCCGCACCGTCGATCCGGCCACCGGCCGCACCCTCGCCACCGTGCACGCGGCATCCGTGGACGAGGTCGCCGAAGCGGCCCGGGGTGCGGCCCGCGCGGCCGCCGATCCCCGCTGGCGTACGCTCCTTCCCCACCGCCGCGCCCAACTGCTGCACCGGGTGGCCGATGCGATCGACACGGCGGCGGAACACCTCGCCTCGCTGCAGACCGCCGACACCGGCAAGGCGCTCACCGAGACCCGCGCCCTGGTGGCCAGTGCGGCGGGAACCTTCCGCTACACGGCGGCCGCGCTGGAGACCGCCGAGGAGACGCTGACTCCGTCGCGTGGCGACTGCCTCACGATGAGCGTGTACGAGCCGATCGGTGTGATCGGCGCGATCAACCCCTGGAACTCCCCCGTCGCCAGCGACGCACAGAAGCTGGCCCCCGCCCTCGCGGGCGGCAACGCCGTGCTCCTCAAGCCCGCCGAGTGGACCCCCCTGGTCTCGCTCGCGCTGGGCCGTCTGATCACCCGGGTCCTCGCCGAACTCGACCTGCCCACAGGGCTGTTGTCGATCCTGCCGGGGCGCGGCAGCGTCGTGGGCGATGCCATCGTGAAGGACCCGCACATCGGGAAGGTCGTCTTCACCGGCGGTACGGACACCGGGCGCACCATCGCCCGTACCGCCGCCGGAAAGCTGATGCCGGTCTCCCTGGAGCTCGGCGGGAAGTCCCCGACGATCGTGCTCGCCGACGCCGACATCGAGCAGGCCCTGGCCGGCGTGATGTTCGGGATCTTCTCCTCCAGCGGCCAGTCCTGCATCGCGGGCTCCCGGCTGTTCGTCGCACGCGAGGTGTACGACACCTTCGTCGGTGAACTCGTCGAGCGCGTCGGCACGTTGCGGGTCGGTCCCGGCACCGACCCGGACACCCAGGTGGCACCGCTCGTGCACCACAAGCACCGGGACTCCGTCGCCGCCTACGTCGACCTGGCCCGCGAGGAGGGCGCGACGGTGCGCTGCGGAGGCTCCGTGCCCCCGGGAGCCGCGTACAGCGAAGGCGCGTACTACCTGCCGACCGTCCTCGACGGCCTCGACAACTCCTCACGCACCTGCCAGGAGGAAATCTTCGGCCCGGTGCTCGTCGCCCTGCCCTTCGACGACGAGGACGATCTCGTACGCACGGCCAATGACTCGGTGTACGGGCTGGCCTGCGGGATCTGGACCCGCGACCACCGGGCCGCGTGGCGCATCGCCCGCCGGATCGACGCGGGCACCGTCTGGATCAACACCTACAAGCAGTTCAGCATCGCCACCCCGTTCGGCGGCATGAAGGACAGCGGTCTCGGCCGGGAGAAGGGCCGCGACGGCATCCGCGCCTACCAGCGACAGAAGTCCCTGTACTGGGGCATGTCCGACACCCCCCTCGCATGGGCCAACTGAACAACCGGTCTGGAGAAAGAGCTGTGCCCCCACCCCCTCCCCCCGTCGCCCGGCTGCGTTCCCTGCGCTACGTCGAGCTGTTCACCCCCGCCTTCACCGAGGCCGCCGACTTCTACCAGGAGGTCTGGGGTCTGGAGAGCGTCGAGTCCGAGTCCGGCGCCCGCTGGCTGCGCGGCACCGGCGACGAGCACCATGTGCTGCAGCTCAGCCGCGCCGACCGTACGGGTCTCGGCCGGATCGCGTTCGCCGTCGCGACGCCCGCCGAGGTCGACGAGGCCGCCCGCCGGCTGCTCGCCCACGGCATCACCCCCGTCGCGGGCCCCGGCCCGCTCGACCAGGTGGGCGGCGGCTACGGGCTGCGCTTCACCGACCCCGAGCACCGGCTGATCGAGATCAGCGCACAGGTCGAGGCGGTCGCACCGCGCGGCCGCGACGGGGCGATCCCCGTCGGTGTGACGCACGCCGTGCTCAACACCACCGACATCGACGCGTCCGTCGCCTTCTACTGCGACGTGCTCGGCCTGCGGGTCTCGGACTGGTCCGAGCACCAGATGGCCTTTCTGCGCTGCAACGCCGATCACCACTGCATCGCCTTCAACCAGGCCGCGTGGGCGTCGGTCAACCACGTGGCGTACGAGATGAGTTCGGTCGACCACTTCATGCGCGGGCTGGGCCGGCTGCGCCACCACGGCGTCACCCCGCAGTGGGGTCCGGGACGGCACGGCCCCGGCAACAACACCTTCTCCTACTTCACCGACCCCTCGGGCCTGGTCTGCGAGTACACCTCGGAGGTCGCGCAGATCGTCGAGGACGCGTGGATCGCGAAGGTCTGGCGGCGGGTGCCCGAACTCTCCGACCTCTGGGGCACGGCGGGTCCGCCGTCCCCGAAGATCCGCAGCCACATGGCGGGCGCCCCCGATCCCGGGCCCCTTCCCCGTACGACCGAGGAGGCAGTGGCATGACCCGCACCGTGGGGCTCGTCGGCTGGGGTGCCATCGGCCGGATCGTGGGCACCGCCCTCGCCCAAGGGGCCGTGCAGGGAGCCGAGTTGGGCTGCATCGTGGACAACCGGGCGCTCGGCGACGCGCCCGCACCCCAGCTCTCCTTCGAGGAGGCGCTGGAGCGCTGCGACCTGATCGTGGAGGCCGCTGGCCAGGGTGTCGTACGGGAGTGGGGCGAGCGCGTCCTGCTCTCGGGCACCGATCTGCTGATCGCCTCCACCGGGGCGCTGACCGACGAGGACCTGGCGAAGCGGCTGCGAGACGCGGGGCCCGGCCGGGTGTACTTCACGTCGGGCGCCGTCGGCGGTCTCGATCTGCTGCAGGCGGTCGGCGGCCTCGCCCCGCTGAGCGACGTCCGGCTGACCACCACCAAACTTCCCTCCACCCTCGAACAACCGTGGATGGACGAGGAGTTGCTGACCCGGATGCGGACGGCGACCGGCCCGGTCGAGGTCATGACGGGGACGGCACGCGACATTCCGGTGAAGTTCCCGAAGTCCACCAATGTGGCCGCCTCGGTGGCCCTGGCCGTCGGGGACCCGGACGCGGTACGGGTACGGGTCGTCGCCGACCCCGGTGCGCAGCACACCCGGCATGTGATCGAGGCGTCGGGGCCGCACGGTGCGTACCGCTTCGAGGTCGCGCATCTGCCGGATCCGGGCAACCCCGCCACCAGTCAGGTCGTGCCGTACGCGGTGCTGCGCAGCATCGGCGCGATCGCCGGGCGGCCGGGGCAGATCCTGTGAATCCGCATGTGGAGGAGGCGGGGACGGACGGGCCGCTGCTGCTGTGTCTGCATGGCATCGGTTCCTCGTCCGCCGCGTTCGCCCCGCAGATGGCCGAACTCTCCGCGTACGTACGGGTCGTGGCCTGGGACGCCCCCGGCTATGCCCGATCCCCGGACCCGACAGGCCCGTTGACCCTCGACGACTACGCCGACGCCGCAGCGGAACTCATCCGCGATCGCGGCGGCCGCGCCCACGTCCTGGGCGTCTCGTGGGGCGGCGTCATCGCGCTGCGGCTCGCCACCCGGCACCCCGCGCTCGTCGCGTCGCTGATCGTCGCCGACTCGAGCACCGGCTCGGGGTCGGATCCCGCCAGGGCCGCCGCGATGCGCGGCCGGGCGGCGGAGCTCGCCGGGGAAGGCCCGCGGGCCTTCGCCGAGCGTCGCGGCCCCCGGCTGGTCTCCCCAGGAGCCCCGCCCGAACTGGTGCGGAGGGTCGTCGACTCGATGGCCGGGGCCATCAGACTGCCCGGTTACGCGTACGCGGCCGAGGCGATGGCCGCCACCGACCTCGGGCCCGAGCTCGCCCTCGTCTCCGCCCCGACCCTCGTCATGTGCGGTGACGAGGACCGGGTCACCGGGGTCGGGGCGAGCCAGGCCATCGCCGGGTCCCTCCGTACCGCCGCCTACGTGATCGTCAAGGACGCCGGTCACGCGGCCAATCAGGAGCAGCCCGGGGCCTTCAACGCCTGGGTCCTCTCCCACCTCCGTATCACCGCCCGGATCCCCGAATAGGAGCACCCACCATGCCGATCACCACCACCGAGTACACCGACGGCGGGAACCTCGCCGCGTACACCGATTCGCTCATCGCCACCAAGGCCTCCCGTGTCGCGGACTTCGACACGCTCTCCTTCCAGGAGAAGGCCGGCCCGCAGTACCGCCGAGGTCAGATCCGCTACGTCGGCTCCGGCGCCACCGGCAACCACGAGAGCGACAGCCGGATCCTGCCGTCGGGTGGCTTCACCTTCTCCAACATGCTGCTCCCGCCGGGCGCCGAGGGCCCCGAGCACACCCACCACGACGTGGAGGAGGCCTTCTTCGTCCTGGAGGGGCAGGTGCGCGTCGGCATCCACCGCGGCGACAGTGAGAGCGAGTACCGCACGCTCGGCTACCGCGACATGATCGTCGTCCCTGCGGGCGTGGCGCGTTCGCTGAAGAACGAGGGCGACACCGACGCCCTGTTCTGTGTCGTCATCGGCACCCGGAAGCCGCAGATCCCCACCTACCCGGAGCACTCGCCGATGCACGGCGTGACCCGCGACTGATGCGCACCGTCGTCATCACCGGCGCCGGCCGTGGCCTGGGACTGGCCATGGCCCGCCGGGCGGGCGCGGACGGCTTCCGCGTCGTACTCGCCGAAGTGGACGCGGCACGCGGGGAGTCGGCGGCCGGGGAGCTGCGCGAGGAGGGCTTCGACGCCCACTTCGTACGCTGCGACGTGGCCGACCCCGCCTCGGTCGACGCCCTGGCCCTGCGGGTCGCCGGGCTCGGGCCGCTGCACGGCCTGGTGAACAACGCGGCGCTCGCCAACGGTGTGGGCGGCAGGGAGTTCCAGGACATCTCGGTCGCGGACTTCGACCGCATCATGACGGTCAACGCCCGTTCGCCCTGGCTGGTCTCGCGGGCCCTGCTGCCGCAGCTCCTCGCGCACGGGCAGGGCGGACGCATCGTCCATCTCGCCTCGGACGCCGCCCTGTACGGCTCCCCGCGCCTCGCCCACTACGTCGCGTCCAAGGGCGCCGTCATCGCCCTCACCCGGGCCATGGCCAGGGAGCTCGGCGACAAGGGGATCACTGTGAACGCGGTGGCGCCCGGCATCACCGAGGGCGAGGCCACCGAGTCCGTTCCGGCCGAGCGGCACGAGCTGTACCGCATGAACAGGGCCATCTCGCGGCCCCAGCGGCCGGACGACCTCCTGGGATTCGTCGCCTTCCTGCTGAGCGAGGAGTCCCGCTATCTCACCGGACAGGTGGTCGCCGTCAACGGCGGCTTCACCATGAACTAGTCATACGGAGACACCTGTTATGGATCTGGGCCTCGCCGACCGCACCGTACTGGTCACCGGCGGCAGCTCGGGCGTCGGCCTGGCCACGGTCCGCGCCCTCCTCGAAGAGGGCGCACGAGTGGCCGCCTGCGGCCGCGACGCGGACCGTCTCGCGCGGGCGGCCGCCGATCTGGGCGCGGGCAGCGACCGGCTGCTGACCGGCGTCTGCGACGTACGGGACGCCGATGCGGTACGGGAGTTCACCGTCCGCACCGCCGAGCACTTCGGCGGCCTCGACGGTCTGGTGAACAACGCGGGCCAGTCCCGGATCAAGCCCTTCGCCGAGACGACGGCCGAGGACTGGCGCGACGAGCTGGAGCTGAAGTTCGCCGGCGTACTCAACCCGCTGCACGCGGCACTCGACCTGCTGCGCGCCTCTCCCGTGGCCTCGGTCGTGAACATCAACGCCGTGCTCGCCAAGCAGCCCGAGCGCCGGCTCATGACCACCAGCGCGGCCCGCGCCGGGATTCTCAATCTCTCCAAGTCCCTGTCCCAGGAGCTCGCCCCGGACGGCATCCGCGTCAACTCGGTCTGCCTGGGACTCGTCGACACCGGCCAGTGGACGCGCCGCTACGCCGCATCCGGCAGCGGCCTCGACTACGAGCGGTGGCAGGCGGAGCTCGCGGCCGACCGCGGCATCGCGCTCGGCAGGCTCGGCCGGGCCGAGGAGGTCGCCTTCGCGGTGGTCTCCCTGCTCTCCCCCCGCGCCTCGTACATCACCGGCACCGGCATCGACGTCTGCGGCGGCGTCGGCCGCTCCATCCTCTGAACCCCCCGAAGCTCTCCGAGGAGACCACCATGCACCACACCACCGGAGGCGATCTCCTCGTCGCCGTCCTGCGCGAACTCGGCATCGACACCGTCTTCGGCATCGTCAGCGTGCACAATCTGCCGCTGGTCGAGGCCGTCGACCGGGAGTTGCGCTTCGTTCCCGTACGCCACGAGGCGAGCGCCGTCAGCGCCGCCGACGCCTACGGCCGGGCGCGCGGCTCCATCGGCTGCGCGCTGACCTCGACGGGTACGGGCGCGGGCAACGCGGCGGGCTCGCTCATCGAGTCGCTCAGTGCGGGCAGCGCCGTCCTGCACGTCACCGGGCAGATCGACAGCGCGTTCCTGGGCAGCGGGCGCGGTTTCATCCATGAGACCAAGGACCAGCTGGGCATGTTGCGGGCGGTTTCCGCGTACGCGGAGACCGTGACGTCCACCGAGGACGCGGGCCGCATCCTGCGGGAGGCCGCACGCGCCGCCCTCTCCGACCCGGGCGGCCCGGGAAGCGTGGAGTGGCCGGTCGACCTGCAGTACGCGGCACAGACCGACGAGGTCGCCGAGGCGCCGGTCCTGCCGCGCCCGGCGCCCGATGACGCCGAACTCGCCCGCGCCGCCGAGCTGTTGGCCTCCGCACGGCGCCCGCTGATCTGGGCGGGCGGCGGCGCCACCCGCGCGCCCGAACAGCTGGCGGCCCTCGTCGAGGCGACCGGTGCGGGCCTGCTGACGTCCAACTCGGGGCGCGGCGCGGTGCCGGAGGACCACCCCCGGGTCATCGGCAACTTCGCCACCACGCCCGCCGTACGCGCTCTGCTCGCCGACGCGGACGTCCTGCTGACCGTCGGCACGCACTTCCGCTCCAACGAGACCGCCGACTACGCGCTGAAGCTGCCCGAAGCGCACATCCAGATCGACATCGACGCGGACGCGCTCGGCCGCACCTACCCCGCGCGCCACACACTGCACGCTCACGCCGCCGACGCGCTGGAGCGCCTGCTGCCGCACGGCCGCCCGGCCGAGACGGGCTGGGGAGAGCGGATCGCCGCCGTACGCGAAGAAGTGCGTACCGCCCTCCACGAGTCCATCGGCCCCCAGGCGGCGGTCTGCGACGCGATCCGCGCCGCGCTCCCCCGCGAGGCGGTCGTCGCCCGCGATGTCACCATCGCGTCGAGCAGCTGGGGCAACAGGCTCCTGGAGATGTACGACCCCCGGGACAATGTCTTCCCGCGCGGCGGCGGCATCGGGCAGGGCCTGGGCATGGGCATCGGGGCCGCGCTCGCCCGCCCGGACTCCCCCACCGTCGTGATGGCGGGCGACGGCGGCCTCGCCGTCCATCTCGGGGAACTCCTCACCCTCGCCCAGGAGCGGCCCGCACTCACTCTGGTCGTCTTCAACGACGGCGGCTACGGGGTGCTCCGCAACATGCAGGACCGCTACAGCGAGCGCCGCTCGGGCGTCGATCTCGCCACCCCCGACTTCGAGCTGCTGGCACGCGCCTGCGGGCTCCCGTACGCCCGCATCGCGGCGCCGGAGCACGCGCAGCCCGTCATGGAGCACGCGATCGCCTCGCGCGGACCCGTGCTCGTCGAGGTCGATCTGGCCGAACTCGGCCCGATGAAGACCCCGTTCACCCCGCCCGTCACGATCCCCACCGCGTAGGGAGGCCACCATGGACGCACCCCACGAGCCCCGGCTCGAACTGCTCGTACGCCGGATGACCTGGGAGGCCGAAGGGGTCCTCTCCCTGGAGCTCGTCCACCCGGACGGCAAACCGCTGCCCGCGTGGGAGCCCGGCGCCCATCTCGATCTGGAGGTCGGTGCGCAGACCCGGCAGTACTCGCTCTGCGGCGACCCGCACGATCTGTCCGCGTACCGGATCGGCGTGCTCAACGAGCCTTCGTCGCGCGGCGGTTCACGGTACGTGCACACGCAGCTGAGGCCCGGACAGCGGGTGACGGCTGTGGGCCCGCGCAACCATTTCGCGCTGACCGGCGCGGCCCGGTACGTCTTCATCGCCGGCGGGATCGGGATCACTCCGATCCTGGCCATGGCGCGCGAGGCGGCCCGGCGCTCCGTCCCCTACACCCTCGTGCACGGGGGCAGGACCCGCGCGTCCATGGCGTTCGGCACGGAACTGGCCGAACTGACCGGCGGGGACGTGGTGTTCCACCCGCAGGACGAGCTGGGGCACATCGACCTGGCGACGGCTCTGGCGGACGTCGCGCCCGACACCCTGGTCTACTGCTGCGGACCCGAGCCGCTGCTCGCCGCCGTGGAGGCCCTCTGCCCGGCGGACCGGCTGCGCGTGGAGCGCTTCGCGGCCCCCGCCGTCGAGCACACCGGTGACGACTCGGCCTTCGAGGTCGAGTGCCGGACCTCCGGCATCACCCTCACCGTCGACGCCGGCACCTCCGTCCTGGAGGCGGCCGAGGCGGCGGGGCTCGATGTCGGCAGCTCCTGCCGGGACGGGATCTGCGGCACCTGCGAGACGCGGGTGCTCGAAGGCTCCCCCGACCACCGCGACTTCGTACTGAGCGCGGCGGAACACGCCTCGGACGCCACGATGATGATCTGCGTGTCGCGCTGTGCCTCCGCCCGCCTCGTCCTCGACCTCTGACACCTGCGAACCCTTTCCCGGAGGCACCGTGACCACCACCGACTGGCCCTACCTCGACGTACATCAGTCCCGTACGCACGAGCCCACGCCGTACGAGTTCAAGCTCGCCGCGACGCTCGAAGAGGTCTTCACCAAGGACGGCCACGAGCTGGCCGACGTCGTACGGGGACTCAACGCCCGCCAGGTCCATGCCCCCGACGGGGGGCCGTGGACCGAGGAGTCCTTCCGCGCCGAGATCCACCGACTGGGAGCGTGACATGACCACCACTCCGACCGCCGACCACATCTACGCGACCGGCCTGCGCAACCAGTGGCACCCGGTCGTGCCGTCGCACTTCGTCGCACCGGGCGCCATGCGCAAGGTCACCGTCCTGGGCGAGCAGTGGCTGCTGTTCCGCCGCTCGGACTCCACCCTCAGCATGCTCGCGGATCGCTGCCCGCATCGCGGAGCACCGCTCTCGCTGGGCAAGCACCTCGGGGACCGGGTGGCCTGCTGGTACCACGGCGTGGAGGTCGAGACGGACGGCACCGTCTCGTCCGTGCCCGGACTGCCCGGCTGCAACCTGGAGGGCAAGAAGCTGGTGCGGAGCCTGCCCGTCCGCGAGGTGGCGGGGGCGGTCCTCGCGTACTTCGGTGACGAACAGCACCCGGAGCCGGCCGAACTGACCCTTCCCGAGCCGCTCACCGACCCCGGCATCGACGCGATCCTCTGCTACGCCGAGTGGGAGGGCGGCTGGCGCTACGCGGTGGAGAACCTGCTCGACCCGATGCACGGATCGTTCCTGCACCATGAGTCGCACACCATGTTCGACGGCGACACCACCGCCAAGTTCCGTATCCGCGAGACGGACCGCGGCTACTTCTTCGAGAAGACCGACCAGCGGGGCGTCAACTTCGACTGGGTGGAGCTGTGCAGGACGGGCGTCGACTGGGTCGACCTGTCCATCCCGTATCCGGCGTCGGCGGGCCCGGGCGGCCCCTTCGGGATCGTCGGCATGGTCTGCCCGGTGGACGAGAACCGCACCGGGGTCTTCTTCTGGCGCTACCGCGATGTCCAGGGCTGGGAGCGCGACAGCTGGCGCTTCCTCTACAAGACCCTCATCGAGAAGCGCCACTGGGAGGTCCTCGAACAGGACCGGGTGATGCTGGAGGCCATGCCCGCGGACGCGGACCAGCACGAGAACCTCTACCAGCACGACCTCGGAGTGGTCAGGCTGCGCCGCCTCTACCGCGCGGAGGCCGAGGCGCAGGCGCAGGGTCAGGCGGTCAGTCGGAATCTGTGATGGACAGTTCCAGCTTGGACAGCAGTCGCCCGAGCTGACGGCATTCGGCCGGGGTGAGCCCGCCGAGCATCCGGCGTTCGTTGTCGAGGTGCTCGGCGAACACCTCGTCCACTTTCGCGAGCCCGGCGTCCGTGAGCCGCGAGTACACCACCCGCCTGTCCTCCGCGTCCCGTTCACGGACGATCAGGCCGTCCTTCTCCAGCCGGTCGATGCGCAGGGTCACCCCGGCGGAGGAGACGAGACCCGAGTCGGCGAGCTGCCCGGCGGTGAGCCGGTACGGGGCTCCCGCCCTGCGCAGGGCGGTGAGCACGTCGAAACCGGCCACCGAAAGCCCGTGCGCGTCGACCGCATTGGTGAGCCGGGTGCTGTACCTGAGGAAGGTGCGGTGCAGCCGGGCGAGGACCTCCAGGGGCGCGGTGTCCAGTTCGGGACGTTCCCTCGCCCAGTCCTCGATGATCGACGCGACGGCGTCCTGCCGCCCGGCCGTCCTCTTCCCCGTCATACCCTGCAGCCTCCCTGTCGCAGCTCCCACGGTGCGTACGGTGAAATCTTAGCCCTGAAATAAAGGGACCCCCGTGCGCGAGGGGCCGTTCAGGAGCCATAATCACCAGATACATCGGATGTCTGATGAGGCGAGGTTCCCCCATGGCTGTGACCGACGAGGCCATCGAGAAGATCAAGGAAATGATCGTCTCCGGCGCACTGCGGCCGGGCGACCGGCTCCCCAAGGAGAGCGAACTCGCCGCTGAGCTGGGGCTTTCCCGCAATTCCCTGCGCGAGGCGGTACGCGCGCTCTCGCTGATCCGCATCCTCGACGTGCGCCAGGGCGACGGTACGTACGTCACCAGCCTCGACCCGCAGCTGCTGCTCGAGGCGATGAGCTTCGTCGTGGACTTCCACCGGGACGACACGGTCCTGGAGTTCCTTGCCGTACGCAGGATCCTGGAGCCCGCCGCCACCGCGATGGCGGCCACCAAGATCGGCGAGGCCGAGCTGGACCGGCTGACCGCGCAACTGGACGCGCTGGGCCCGGAGCCCTCGGTGGAGGAACTGGTCGCCAGCGACCTGGAGTTCCACCGGGG
The sequence above is drawn from the Streptomyces sp. NBC_01465 genome and encodes:
- a CDS encoding thiamine pyrophosphate-binding protein, which translates into the protein MHHTTGGDLLVAVLRELGIDTVFGIVSVHNLPLVEAVDRELRFVPVRHEASAVSAADAYGRARGSIGCALTSTGTGAGNAAGSLIESLSAGSAVLHVTGQIDSAFLGSGRGFIHETKDQLGMLRAVSAYAETVTSTEDAGRILREAARAALSDPGGPGSVEWPVDLQYAAQTDEVAEAPVLPRPAPDDAELARAAELLASARRPLIWAGGGATRAPEQLAALVEATGAGLLTSNSGRGAVPEDHPRVIGNFATTPAVRALLADADVLLTVGTHFRSNETADYALKLPEAHIQIDIDADALGRTYPARHTLHAHAADALERLLPHGRPAETGWGERIAAVREEVRTALHESIGPQAAVCDAIRAALPREAVVARDVTIASSSWGNRLLEMYDPRDNVFPRGGGIGQGLGMGIGAALARPDSPTVVMAGDGGLAVHLGELLTLAQERPALTLVVFNDGGYGVLRNMQDRYSERRSGVDLATPDFELLARACGLPYARIAAPEHAQPVMEHAIASRGPVLVEVDLAELGPMKTPFTPPVTIPTA
- a CDS encoding SDR family oxidoreductase, with the translated sequence MRTVVITGAGRGLGLAMARRAGADGFRVVLAEVDAARGESAAGELREEGFDAHFVRCDVADPASVDALALRVAGLGPLHGLVNNAALANGVGGREFQDISVADFDRIMTVNARSPWLVSRALLPQLLAHGQGGRIVHLASDAALYGSPRLAHYVASKGAVIALTRAMARELGDKGITVNAVAPGITEGEATESVPAERHELYRMNRAISRPQRPDDLLGFVAFLLSEESRYLTGQVVAVNGGFTMN
- a CDS encoding cupin domain-containing protein; the protein is MPITTTEYTDGGNLAAYTDSLIATKASRVADFDTLSFQEKAGPQYRRGQIRYVGSGATGNHESDSRILPSGGFTFSNMLLPPGAEGPEHTHHDVEEAFFVLEGQVRVGIHRGDSESEYRTLGYRDMIVVPAGVARSLKNEGDTDALFCVVIGTRKPQIPTYPEHSPMHGVTRD
- a CDS encoding alpha/beta fold hydrolase, giving the protein MNPHVEEAGTDGPLLLCLHGIGSSSAAFAPQMAELSAYVRVVAWDAPGYARSPDPTGPLTLDDYADAAAELIRDRGGRAHVLGVSWGGVIALRLATRHPALVASLIVADSSTGSGSDPARAAAMRGRAAELAGEGPRAFAERRGPRLVSPGAPPELVRRVVDSMAGAIRLPGYAYAAEAMAATDLGPELALVSAPTLVMCGDEDRVTGVGASQAIAGSLRTAAYVIVKDAGHAANQEQPGAFNAWVLSHLRITARIPE
- a CDS encoding PDR/VanB family oxidoreductase translates to MDAPHEPRLELLVRRMTWEAEGVLSLELVHPDGKPLPAWEPGAHLDLEVGAQTRQYSLCGDPHDLSAYRIGVLNEPSSRGGSRYVHTQLRPGQRVTAVGPRNHFALTGAARYVFIAGGIGITPILAMAREAARRSVPYTLVHGGRTRASMAFGTELAELTGGDVVFHPQDELGHIDLATALADVAPDTLVYCCGPEPLLAAVEALCPADRLRVERFAAPAVEHTGDDSAFEVECRTSGITLTVDAGTSVLEAAEAAGLDVGSSCRDGICGTCETRVLEGSPDHRDFVLSAAEHASDATMMICVSRCASARLVLDL
- a CDS encoding SDR family oxidoreductase, with the protein product MDLGLADRTVLVTGGSSGVGLATVRALLEEGARVAACGRDADRLARAAADLGAGSDRLLTGVCDVRDADAVREFTVRTAEHFGGLDGLVNNAGQSRIKPFAETTAEDWRDELELKFAGVLNPLHAALDLLRASPVASVVNINAVLAKQPERRLMTTSAARAGILNLSKSLSQELAPDGIRVNSVCLGLVDTGQWTRRYAASGSGLDYERWQAELAADRGIALGRLGRAEEVAFAVVSLLSPRASYITGTGIDVCGGVGRSIL
- a CDS encoding recombinase-like helix-turn-helix domain-containing protein translates to MTTTDWPYLDVHQSRTHEPTPYEFKLAATLEEVFTKDGHELADVVRGLNARQVHAPDGGPWTEESFRAEIHRLGA